Within Oreochromis aureus strain Israel breed Guangdong linkage group 19, ZZ_aureus, whole genome shotgun sequence, the genomic segment GCTACAGCAACATTTAGCCCCACCCACAGTATTTCCTCTTAGCTTAAAAGTTTAATTAACATCCAGAAGCAAGCAGCATCATACACCTCTGAAATGAAAATGGTGAGGTAGGCTGTTTGGGAGTCTGCTAAAGTCAATTACTTATAATGTGTTGACAACATACGGAAACACACAAACTAATTGAGCATTGTCCACAGTTTCTTCAACAACACGAGTGAGGAAAAAAGGTTTCCTCCTAACAGTAATGTCTTCAGTCTTTTCCAAGAATCCTCCAGGAAGGCGTAGCAGGCAAAGGAAATGGGATGACTAAAGCAGTACATTGGTCTAAATAAAAAGGGTCTGACATTACTTGGATTGTTTTTTGATTTAGTGACCATATGTTGATAACCGAAAGGCAAAAGCCATAAGTTATAAATATATGGTTTGTAACTAATGAATAAATACTGACTAACAtgtcaaattatttaaatttaaagacgtaaaagacaaacaaagtcAAACTGAGAAGTCTGTTGCTATAAATCCATAgaaaatgtcaaagaaacaaatgctgtttgtccacaatGCAAGAAAAAATGTTATTATGCAGACTGTAAATGCATTTCAGTCTATTTCTCCTGCAGCGTCTGTccattatttacattatttcctCAAGCACAGCATTAAACATCATCTGATAGTGCCGATTAGCCATATAACAGCATTATTATTGTGTTAAGTTTAATGACATAATAGTTTTAGAGACATATCCTTTTTATTGTGTCATTTTATACATAAGCAGCAAAAGGAAAGTAGATGCCATCAGTAGGagacacattttattctttggCATTAAAAATGACCACAGGTTTAATTTGCTCTGTTCTGTTGATGTAAGTGGACACAGCAGAGCGTTGATATGTGGTCATGTCTGATCCTCTGCGTTGATATCTAGTCTTTCTGTAGATGGCGCTAACCTTCTTTCTAAAGTACTGCCCTGAGAAGACATACAGCAAAGGGTTTAAGGCACTGTTGAGAAAGGCTAGATATACTGAGAATTGCCCTCCTATATCCAGAGTGTCATACCACAGCTTCTCATCCAGCACATTGATATCACAGAGAATGTCAAGAAAGGTAATTACCTGGAAGGGGCCCCAGCATAGTAAAAATACCAGTGTAACAACATACACCAGCACAGTGGCCTTTTTATCACTGGTGTGATGAAAACCAACACTTTCCCGCCTCTCAGATAAAACCTTGATTATATTTCCACTGCTGAAAACAATGACCAAAACAGGAAGAACAAAGCCCACCACATTTATCACAATCTGATGGGCCAGCTTCCAATAGCTGTCATGGGTGTAATCCAGAACGCAGGATGTGGTCTCATAGTACTCAAAGAACTTCACCTTTCTGTGAGCTATTGTCGGTGTGCTCAGTAAGACCCCTAATATCCACAGGATGAAGCAGATTACCTTGGCGTAGAGCGTCCGTCTCAGCCAGCTGGCCTTCATGGGCTTCACAAGTGCTATATAGCGATCAATGCTAATCATGACCAGAGTGAAGATGCTGGTGTAGAAATTGATGATAATTAGGGCGTTGACGATTTTGCACAAGGCCTCTCCATATGGCCAGTTGAACTCGTTGAGGATATTCATTGCCCAGAAAGGAAGGCTACACAGTAGGATAAAGTCAGCCAGCGCCATGTTGCTCAGATAGATCTCTGCTACAGTCAGTCGATCTTTGTGGGCAAAAAACACCACCAGTACAAAGCTGTTAAAGAGTAGACCTGCCAGGGATATGGTGAAGATGTACGGGGGGACGATGGTGTGGATAAGCTCCCATTCTGCAGTGACTGGAGACAAGCTGCTATTTTCAGTCAACACTGTTGGCACAGTTGTGAGTTCCATTGGCTCCACTGagtaggaaaaaataaatattcataaACCTTCAGTACAATGTTATCATTACAGGTCAAAGCTAACCATTTAAAATCCATCATGAAAGAAATATGTCAAGTAGGAATTCAAATTTGAAACTAAGCATAGTACTGAACAT encodes:
- the bdkrb1 gene encoding B1 bradykinin receptor; its protein translation is MELTTVPTVLTENSSLSPVTAEWELIHTIVPPYIFTISLAGLLFNSFVLVVFFAHKDRLTVAEIYLSNMALADFILLCSLPFWAMNILNEFNWPYGEALCKIVNALIIINFYTSIFTLVMISIDRYIALVKPMKASWLRRTLYAKVICFILWILGVLLSTPTIAHRKVKFFEYYETTSCVLDYTHDSYWKLAHQIVINVVGFVLPVLVIVFSSGNIIKVLSERRESVGFHHTSDKKATVLVYVVTLVFLLCWGPFQVITFLDILCDINVLDEKLWYDTLDIGGQFSVYLAFLNSALNPLLYVFSGQYFRKKVSAIYRKTRYQRRGSDMTTYQRSAVSTYINRTEQIKPVVIFNAKE